The Lepeophtheirus salmonis unplaced genomic scaffold, UVic_Lsal_1.4 unplaced_contig_109_pilon, whole genome shotgun sequence genomic interval AAAGAAGTTTGATTAGATACTATACAGTTGTATAAATTACAACTTATCATTGACCTTTGTCAACGTTgctttaatgataaattaactTTGTTGTACATGtgctatttttatcatttcatgtTGCATATTGACTTAAGAGTTAATAATCAGAAGTTAagattggtatatttttttatcgagtcCAATTTTAGtccttcattatatttttactgagtACAGTTTGAGTCCCCAGATTTCTTTTCAGTTCATTTATagtccataataataatacagggTCCATACTGTTGTCGTTTTTCTTGAGTTAAGTAGGTATACAATAGCTTTTAGATCAAATCGAGTCACAAATCTTAGTTGTCGAGTCTAAGTCAATTGAGATTCTTCGATTCTGTGATCAAATCAAGTTGCAAGTCTCTAGTTCATGTCCCAAGCTCTGGGCAAGGTTTTCGTAtgaaaagattaattaatactttactACTCAATCAATCCTCAGGTCTGCTTTATCATCCATAATTACACCCATAAATAAGTACAAAGCTATCAGCTTTCCTTTCCCTGATATGACATGGCATCTAATAATCCATTAATGAAggtattttgaaatgtattaaaGGAAAGGGTTTATTCCAAGTAGTGGTGCCagaacttatttaaaagttgtGAAGTGTGCAGTTATATATGGTCTACGTCATAGTCATACAACCTTATAAGTTTAGTACGGTACTATTACACTTCATCTAAAAACGTGGGCGTCTAAAGAATCCCATGATTCCGGGGCCACAGCTTTCAAGGCTGCTCATCTGACAGCCCACGGAACTAATACCAACCTAGTTGTTTTAGACATAGTTTCCCCTCCCCCAACTTTATATAACAAAAGTTTCCGGATCTACGCATACAAAATTGGAACTCTTCAAACTGGACATTTGTTCATAATAATTGAATAGTCTATTTTATCGTAGGAGAGCCCGGAACAGTTGTAATACACATTGTATAGGACTCAATTGCTTATACTTATATGTGTCTACgaatctattttatataatctatttagAACTTTTTCGGAGCAAAGAACGGTTGCAAcagctaaaaatattaaatttgagttaaaaaattaaataatatttttaactgaataaataactagacttttctttaaattgaatgattgaataaatttgtattattgtagattaagaaataattacattaattttatccATCACTAAATAGTATTACAGGTCGAATGAATTTTCTGTCAATCACCTCTTCCGGACCTTGTTTCAGGTTTAAAAACATACTTGATGTGAAGTGTGGAtatatcttctttattaataaaacaaagattcATTCTTGGGTAATGGGTATATGTAAAAACATCAACTCTTACTTAATTACAATCTGAAATAATGTGTCATTAAGGAAATTAGGACATTTTATTATGTGAACATGATATACGATTTAAGTATTCAGTGCGTTGATACAATTCTACTGAATTGAGTGgaacataaccttttttttgcACAACACTTGTCTAATTGTCATGAAAAAGTCTAGCAAAAGTAACACTGATTCAACTAATAACCATTTagcaagtaaaaaataatttacttatgtCTGAATGTctgtatgaatgaaaataagtcACCGGATGCACTGTATATAAAGTTCTATGATGCATATCATATACTAattcagtattaaaaaaaaccggGAGTATGATATACAGTAGAGTGTGTCTTATGAAACCAATTTTTACTAATCCAAAATCCGTTTCCACCATGAGTTGAGGTTTAGTATGCGTAAGAATGTCCCGCAGCAAAAATTCGAAGGGCTACTTCCAGTCAACCTTACGGTTAGTTCaaaaatttctccaaaaatgatgttacatacacaataattttttttgtaatgtagtatgagtgtaaaaaacatttttttattttataaaaaatctctttgtttattaaaaaacgaGTTTTTTTACTGCACTTGTggactttatcaaagaaatatagtgTAGAGTAACATAAGGCACATTGCAATTTTTCTTCAaccgtttaatttttttcaacaaattatagtaaactgaattatgtacaatacacatatatgaacatttgtaaaataaattttttacttcttcatagtaaattaaactatttttatatagcaaaaaaatgaaaataaataagacaaTGTGTGGTATTTGGGagtttgatttatgaaaatttagaaactattggtttttttaacaaatatcaaattgagtTTGTAGTTGAGACCTTGACATTGGTCAAGACACAACAGAATTTGCGTTTCTTAGGCACTCGAAATGGGCATTGGTGTAAAATGTTTATTGCTTATAAAATCAatgcaattttacttttaaagaaagtaaCATTATTACCCGTAGGGTTATTTAGTCTTACCagtgtcattattaattactgagTACCTCGAAGAACAAAGAACAATTATATCCtttgtttataaaatcaatttcttcattCTATAAATTATCGAACTaaaaacaactattatttatttgcactTATCATGGAATCTGAATCTGGAAGTCTTCATTCTATCAGAGCCATTGGATGCGATGGAACTGCAGTAAATACAGGGCCCAAAGGTGGCATCGTTAGGCTTTTTGAACCAAAATTAGACACTCCTTTACAATGGATTATTTGTATGCtccattttaatgaattacccttcaaaaaactatttgaattttatcatgGAAGGTCAACAGGACCCAACACATTTAGAGGAGAATTAGGTAtgcttataaaaagttataaaaggaattatgatgaaattatatcaattgataaccaaataatcaataactGTTACAATATTCGttgcaaagaaaataatctaaaaataacttcattatttCAAGCATAATGttcctgaaaaaattatttttattctccaaaaacAGTTGTTAACTAAAAAggacaacaaaaattatagatttttgtcCACAAATatctgcattatttttttaactcttttgtaaattttaagactttaaattttgatgttcgagaaaaaaaaaaaagaaaagactaaTACACCCATCCTGTGTTGTCCCTGTTTTTGGTCTCCTCTATTTTCTCCTTAGTCCATTTATTTAATGACCCGTAGAACAATCTGCCTAATTTTGTTATACTACAAACTAGAAAagttgaattcaattttttttaaaggaaatattatgGACCTTATAGGTTTGAAAGTTTCTCGAATTGCAGTTGAAATCATTTATGAATCATCATATTAATCATTCGAATTTTTGTTCttgtaatttattctttttttccagAACAAGgttctattttattttgcaatctttattactggtccaaagttgaaaaaaataaaaataaaataacaatcaaaaatattggtaaaaaaaagaagaagtaaaaaaaatacaagaatttttttttttctttctgtctgTGATTTTCGCATAACTAGTAATTTGACACTcgtattatttatttgctatttgtagctatatcaaaattaaaatttttgttctttctttgaAGGTGgtgtggggggaggggggaagggAAGAGAGATTTAAAAACACATATGGACGCGCGCACACTTCTTTATGACGCCAAggcaaagaaaataatacattataaataccATTTGCAAAGGAATAAGTTAAATCAATCCATACTTGAAAAGTGAACCATGAAcaagttattttctttgatcCTACCCTTCTGCGCATTACTACAAATCCTTTTGTTTCAATGCTGTCACGGCACGACCTGGAGATTCATCTGTGAAGTCTGAACATTGTAAGTCTGAGCCCGTTACTGGAGAGATATTCTGTGCTGGATATTTTCctaaatttactttcaaatatgATACAATGTCTTGTGAGCCCTATATTTATGGAGGCTGTGGAGCTACTGCCAATTTATATGATACTCTACAAGAATGTATGAGCTCTTGTGTCCATGGGTAAGTGTGCGCATCTATTACTTCAAAAACCTATAACAGTCAGTTTGTTTAGATCTGCTCCCACTGAGGAAGCTCCTGTGGAATCATGACAAGCCAATATGAAAATCTAACAACCCTGCTATTTTTAGTCCTTAGCTTTGATTCAGTCATCATCAATATTACAATTCAACTGCTTAAACAAATAGATGGTGTTTAGAAAATATACTGAAATATAAGAGTATTATAGCAAATGATTacatgaatataattatgaagTGAACTTCATATGAcgatttgatattaattaataaaattaatagcaCAAAATCCCCAAATACCCAAAATGCTTCTaacctctcacaaacaaactaaacatattatatagctgaaatagtaaaaattaaggtttgcccggttcaggttcagtgCTTCTATCGGTTCCGGTCTCGcttcttttatttcaacagtatcggttcagctttattggCCTTGGTTATTTTGTATACAGTCTAAGTTTGGTAATAGACACTTATAAAAACGGGACTCGCTAGAAAATTTGgtcccaggaaatgatattagatataaaaagggccgtagctaccttatacgcagagtgcatTGTAGCCCAAGTTCCCACAGGAGCTCCGAAAACTACaattgcttaagacaatggttgtCAAAGTGGACCGTGAGGGGAGGGGGGCGGagggaagatggagaattgaggattgctttcagtttACTCCTACATAGTAAACAcgttctattttatataaagggagcctcagctaaaaatgtatttcaagaGGGGGTAGGATAGTAAAGTTTGGTAAATCCTAAAGTA includes:
- the LOC121130714 gene encoding LOW QUALITY PROTEIN: PI-actitoxin-Aeq3b-like (The sequence of the model RefSeq protein was modified relative to this genomic sequence to represent the inferred CDS: inserted 2 bases in 1 codon): MNKLFSLILPFCALLQIXFCFNAVTARPGDSSVKSEHCKSEPVTGEIFCAGYFPKFTFKYDTMSCEPYIYGGCGATANLYDTLQECMSSCVHGSAPTEEAPVES